Proteins co-encoded in one Paenibacillus sp. genomic window:
- a CDS encoding aldehyde dehydrogenase family protein: MSGRAMQEWIESQAGKTYANFIGGEWKGSRGGGTYPLFEAARPSRKLGEFPDSDIADVDEAVKAAHEAFLRWRTAPASARAAALYRFAELIERDRTELSYIVSAEQGKTLAESLGETRRAANEARFAAGEAYRIDGQTLPGETESTRVEVRRSPIGVVAAIAPWNFPVVTPVRKIAPALAYGCTVVYKPASATPWSAVKLMELLAEAGVPPGVVNLVNGTGGKVGDPLAAHPLVKGISFTGSTALGLRINAAAAARLAKTQLELGGKNAALVLDYGDLDDAAAQIVGAAFACSGQRCTSISRVIVLKRQASALIARLADRIAGIRLGPPGRDDASMGPLIDRRQYLSVLEYIESGKAEGARLVCGGTGAETEEGCYVAPTLFANVTKEMRIAREEVFGPVLCVMEADGEEEAAELANGTMYGLAASVFTDRLDSAERMKEALDAGMIHINHGTASQIHVPFGGVKSSGFGAYSIGHSNQEFYTNAKAVYVKTR, from the coding sequence ATGAGCGGCCGCGCCATGCAGGAGTGGATCGAGTCGCAGGCGGGGAAAACGTATGCCAATTTCATCGGCGGGGAATGGAAGGGAAGCCGCGGCGGAGGGACATACCCGCTATTCGAAGCGGCCCGCCCGTCGCGAAAGCTCGGCGAATTCCCCGATTCGGACATCGCGGACGTGGACGAGGCCGTAAAGGCGGCGCATGAAGCGTTCCTCCGCTGGCGGACGGCGCCGGCTTCCGCGCGCGCCGCGGCGCTGTACCGGTTCGCCGAGCTGATCGAGCGGGACCGCACCGAGCTGTCGTACATCGTCTCGGCGGAACAGGGCAAGACGCTGGCCGAGTCGCTCGGGGAGACGCGAAGGGCCGCGAACGAAGCGCGGTTTGCCGCCGGGGAAGCGTACCGCATAGACGGCCAGACGCTGCCGGGCGAGACCGAATCGACCCGCGTCGAGGTGCGGCGATCCCCGATCGGCGTCGTCGCGGCGATCGCGCCGTGGAATTTCCCGGTCGTAACGCCCGTGCGCAAAATCGCCCCGGCGCTCGCCTACGGGTGCACGGTCGTCTACAAACCGGCGTCGGCGACGCCTTGGAGCGCGGTCAAGCTGATGGAGCTGCTCGCCGAAGCGGGCGTTCCTCCCGGCGTCGTCAACCTGGTGAACGGGACGGGCGGCAAGGTCGGCGACCCGCTCGCGGCGCATCCGCTCGTGAAGGGCATCAGCTTCACGGGCTCGACCGCGCTGGGCCTTCGCATCAACGCCGCTGCGGCGGCCCGCCTCGCGAAGACGCAGCTGGAGCTGGGCGGCAAGAACGCGGCGCTCGTGCTCGATTACGGCGATTTGGACGACGCCGCCGCGCAAATCGTCGGCGCCGCGTTCGCCTGCTCCGGGCAGCGCTGCACCTCCATCAGCCGCGTCATCGTGCTGAAGCGTCAAGCTTCCGCGCTCATCGCCCGCTTGGCGGACCGAATCGCCGGCATCCGCTTAGGACCGCCCGGGCGGGACGACGCGTCGATGGGTCCGCTCATCGACCGGAGGCAGTACTTGTCCGTCCTCGAATATATCGAAAGCGGGAAAGCCGAGGGGGCGAGATTGGTGTGCGGCGGCACGGGAGCGGAGACGGAGGAGGGCTGTTACGTAGCGCCGACGCTGTTCGCGAACGTGACGAAGGAGATGCGCATCGCCCGTGAGGAGGTGTTCGGCCCCGTGCTGTGCGTGATGGAGGCGGACGGCGAGGAGGAGGCGGCAGAGCTTGCGAACGGGACGATGTACGGGCTCGCCGCTTCCGTGTTTACGGACCGGCTGGACAGCGCGGAGCGGATGAAGGAGGCGCTGGACGCGGGCATGATCCACATCAACCACGGCACGGCCAGTCAAATCCATGTGCCGTTCGGAGGGGTGAAGAGCTCCGGATTCGGCGCGTATTCCATCGGCCATTCGAATCAAGAGTTTTACACGAACGCGAAAGCCGTTTACGTCAAAACCCGATAA
- a CDS encoding response regulator transcription factor: MIRIVIAEDQRMLLGALSSLLDLEPDMEVVGRADNGEEAVRLVKELRPDVCVMDIEMPAKSGLEAAEELKGSGCKILMLTTFARSGYFERALKAGVHGYMLKDSPSEELAESIRSVMAGRRIYAPELVDDAGEENPLTERETEVLELMADGKNTKEIASQLYLTTGTVRNYISVILDKLGVGNRIEAIMRFKEKGWFK, from the coding sequence ATGATTCGAATCGTCATCGCGGAAGATCAGCGCATGCTGCTCGGAGCGCTCTCGTCGCTGCTCGATCTCGAGCCGGACATGGAGGTCGTCGGCCGGGCGGACAACGGAGAAGAGGCCGTTCGGCTCGTGAAAGAGCTGCGCCCGGACGTATGCGTGATGGATATCGAGATGCCGGCGAAGAGCGGGCTCGAAGCGGCTGAGGAGCTGAAAGGCAGCGGCTGCAAAATTCTGATGCTGACGACGTTCGCGCGCTCCGGTTACTTTGAACGGGCGCTGAAGGCGGGCGTTCATGGCTATATGCTCAAGGACAGCCCGAGCGAGGAGCTCGCCGAATCGATTCGAAGCGTGATGGCGGGGCGGCGCATTTACGCGCCGGAGCTTGTGGACGACGCCGGGGAAGAAAATCCGCTCACGGAGCGGGAAACCGAAGTGCTCGAGCTGATGGCCGACGGCAAGAACACGAAGGAGATCGCCAGCCAGCTATATTTGACGACCGGGACGGTCCGCAACTACATCTCGGTCATCCTCGATAAGCTCGGCGTCGGCAACCGGATCGAAGCGATCATGCGGTTTAAGGAGAAGGGCTGGTTTAAGTAA
- a CDS encoding sensor histidine kinase, whose protein sequence is MTKWSQFFHKNTGLSPYVWVVFYILPFYFIFRSSSTYEIVSGIGMILLFFACYVLSYVSKKGWLVFFWTSVQIAISIAMTVLFGYVYFALFLAFFIGHIQNRGVFITLYTIHLISTIVTVNVGFAMQGSVMLSQLPFILVCLIGVVLLPVSTYNKNRQDKLQGQLEDANKRISELVKLEERQRIARDLHDTLGQKLSLIGLKTDLAGKLLAIDPAQAKVELADIRRTARSALKEVREMVTRMRGTRLEDEMFRVRQMLKAAGIELRLEGDPQLSDTTPMSENVLSMCLKEAVTNVVRHSRATACTIRIDKADADLVLRVSDDGVGLPAKPVRGHGLIGMRERLEFVNGSMELSSSDGGTTVVIRVPNAAKQPQEVTSS, encoded by the coding sequence ATGACGAAATGGAGCCAGTTTTTCCATAAAAACACGGGGCTCAGCCCGTACGTATGGGTCGTCTTCTACATCCTGCCCTTCTATTTTATATTCAGATCGTCTTCGACGTACGAGATCGTCTCGGGCATCGGGATGATTTTGCTTTTTTTCGCCTGCTACGTGTTGTCGTATGTTTCGAAGAAAGGCTGGCTCGTATTTTTCTGGACGAGCGTGCAAATCGCGATCTCCATCGCGATGACGGTGCTGTTCGGATATGTGTATTTCGCGCTGTTTCTTGCGTTTTTTATCGGTCATATTCAAAATCGCGGAGTATTCATCACGCTGTATACGATCCATTTGATCAGCACGATCGTGACGGTGAACGTCGGTTTCGCGATGCAGGGGTCCGTCATGCTGTCGCAGCTGCCGTTCATTCTCGTCTGCTTGATCGGCGTCGTTCTGCTCCCGGTGAGCACGTATAACAAAAACCGGCAAGATAAGCTGCAGGGGCAGCTCGAGGACGCGAATAAGCGCATCTCCGAGCTGGTGAAGCTCGAGGAGCGGCAGCGCATCGCCCGCGACCTGCACGATACGCTCGGACAGAAGCTCAGCTTGATCGGGCTGAAAACCGACCTCGCGGGCAAGCTGCTCGCGATCGATCCGGCGCAAGCGAAGGTCGAGCTGGCCGACATTCGGCGGACGGCCCGCAGCGCGCTGAAGGAAGTGCGGGAGATGGTGACGCGCATGCGGGGGACGCGCCTCGAAGACGAAATGTTCCGGGTACGGCAAATGCTGAAAGCCGCCGGCATCGAGCTGCGCCTCGAGGGCGACCCGCAGCTCTCGGACACGACGCCGATGAGCGAGAACGTGCTCAGCATGTGCTTGAAGGAAGCCGTCACGAACGTCGTCCGGCACAGCCGGGCGACGGCGTGCACGATCCGCATCGACAAGGCGGACGCCGACCTCGTCCTGCGGGTGTCCGACGACGGCGTCGGTCTGCCGGCGAAGCCGGTGCGAGGCCACGGGCTGATTGGGATGCGCGAGCGGCTCGAATTCGTGAACGGGAGCATGGAGCTCTCTTCTTCGGACGGAGGCACGACGGTCGTCATCCGCGTGCCGAACGCCGCCAAACAACCGCAGGAGGTGACCTCTTCATGA
- a CDS encoding RpiB/LacA/LacB family sugar-phosphate isomerase: protein MNIAIGSDHCGYELKLKLLPLLEAMGHAVTDFGSHSADPVDFPDIARSVCDAVRGNAFERGIMVCGTGVGAAIAGNKIPGIRASVCHDIHSAHQCVEHDDVNVMCIGAQIVGPWLAEDLVKAFLAAEFSTEEHFRRRVGKLRDLEIASAKELAPGSSTP, encoded by the coding sequence ATGAACATTGCGATCGGAAGCGATCATTGCGGATACGAATTGAAATTGAAGCTGCTGCCGCTGCTGGAGGCGATGGGGCACGCCGTCACCGATTTCGGCAGCCATTCCGCCGACCCCGTCGACTTCCCGGACATCGCCCGAAGTGTGTGCGACGCCGTTCGCGGGAACGCGTTCGAGCGGGGGATTATGGTTTGCGGCACGGGCGTCGGAGCGGCCATCGCGGGGAACAAAATTCCGGGCATTCGCGCCTCGGTATGCCACGACATCCATTCCGCCCACCAATGCGTCGAACACGACGACGTCAACGTCATGTGCATCGGCGCCCAAATCGTCGGCCCGTGGCTGGCCGAAGATTTGGTTAAAGCGTTCCTCGCCGCCGAGTTCAGCACGGAGGAGCACTTCCGGAGAAGAGTCGGCAAGCTGCGGGATCTGGAAATCGCGTCGGCGAAGGAGCTTGCGCCTGGAAGCTCGACCCCTTGA
- a CDS encoding ABC transporter substrate-binding protein — protein MKQGLLNVFLSFGVLVLGSLAGCSQPANVTLGSGSSRDDPAAPPEVVRLEFLQQKREQVEAFNALIAKFQAEYPHIVVEQVSVPDGQQVLQTKIANDNPPDLFTHFPTNANFKLLAQRGYVMELTDDPMLEHVSDDILSDYAIEGKQYLLPLTLNTTGVFYNKAIFETHRLAIPRTYEDFMDICQTLQEANVVPLLFSDHDENTIGHQAKIFFINHSSNRDDMFVDAMNGVRRLSEHPDMREIAEKLLQIRAYGQPHRLQTSYEAALRGFAEGEGAMYITGNWAIPLIRKENPSLRFGMFPLPAERAEDTRVIAGIDSAIAIASGSRHPEEALTFLRFMARVENAQLFSDLDAGAPSAFTNVRSGESEEIELMMDMIRAGKNISWPNARWKSGMMEDERIALQNLVATKDVDRFLREIDEIFYEK, from the coding sequence GTGAAGCAAGGCTTATTGAACGTATTCCTTTCCTTCGGCGTACTCGTTCTCGGCAGCTTGGCAGGATGTTCCCAACCCGCGAACGTTACGCTTGGGTCCGGTTCTTCGAGAGACGATCCGGCGGCGCCCCCAGAAGTCGTTCGGCTCGAGTTTCTGCAGCAAAAGCGGGAACAGGTCGAAGCGTTCAACGCCCTCATCGCGAAGTTCCAAGCGGAGTATCCGCATATCGTCGTCGAGCAGGTCAGCGTCCCCGACGGGCAGCAGGTGCTGCAGACGAAAATCGCGAACGACAACCCCCCGGATCTGTTTACGCATTTCCCTACCAACGCCAACTTCAAGCTGCTTGCGCAGCGCGGATACGTGATGGAGTTAACGGACGATCCGATGCTCGAGCACGTATCGGACGATATCCTAAGCGACTACGCCATCGAGGGGAAACAATATTTGCTGCCCTTGACGTTGAATACGACCGGCGTTTTTTATAACAAAGCCATCTTCGAAACTCACCGCTTGGCGATCCCCCGAACGTACGAAGATTTTATGGACATCTGTCAAACGCTGCAAGAGGCGAACGTCGTGCCGCTGCTGTTTTCCGATCACGACGAGAACACGATCGGCCATCAGGCCAAAATTTTTTTCATCAACCATTCGTCCAATCGAGACGACATGTTCGTCGACGCCATGAACGGCGTCCGGCGGCTCTCGGAACATCCGGACATGCGCGAGATCGCGGAAAAGCTGCTCCAAATTCGCGCCTACGGTCAGCCGCACCGGCTGCAAACCTCGTACGAGGCGGCGCTGCGCGGCTTCGCGGAAGGCGAAGGGGCTATGTACATCACCGGCAATTGGGCGATCCCGCTCATTCGGAAAGAAAACCCCAGCCTGCGATTCGGGATGTTCCCTCTTCCCGCCGAGCGGGCGGAAGATACGCGCGTCATCGCAGGCATCGACTCCGCGATCGCGATCGCAAGCGGCAGCCGGCATCCGGAGGAAGCGTTAACGTTCCTTCGATTTATGGCCAGGGTGGAAAACGCGCAGCTGTTTTCGGACTTGGACGCGGGGGCTCCGTCTGCCTTCACGAACGTGAGAAGCGGGGAATCCGAGGAAATCGAGCTGATGATGGATATGATCCGCGCGGGGAAGAACATCTCCTGGCCGAACGCCAGATGGAAGTCGGGCATGATGGAGGACGAACGGATTGCGCTGCAAAACTTGGTGGCGACGAAAGACGTCGACCGATTCCTCCGGGAGATCGATGAAATCTTTTATGAAAAATAA
- a CDS encoding Gfo/Idh/MocA family oxidoreductase, producing the protein MNELRIGVIGLGGIARSHIRGILEGRYMRLAAVCDAVAGNREEVGAQYGIPTSLRFEDYRQLIACPEVDAVVIALPNHLHYEAAKTAILHRKPFLLEKPVALNAGQAKELLELQRARQVPNMVAFSYRYKSAVRYAKHLIAEGRLGNIRHVYGRYLQSWGLKDYPLVWRLSKAQSGSGALGDLGSHLLDLTRYLVGDITEVAAAAGTIRKRRKRLDGDEWGEVDVDDYCHLLAAIDGEISGSFEISRFAHGRGNYQRFEIYGEEGALIYELEAEDTLSVCLGPVYGEARTFQRIPIPDAFKAHQMRSFRDIALGASDPDSATLEDGYINQLWLDNIQRSFEERTWVRG; encoded by the coding sequence ATGAACGAATTGCGGATCGGGGTCATCGGGCTCGGGGGCATAGCCCGCAGCCATATTCGGGGGATTCTGGAAGGGCGGTATATGCGGCTAGCCGCCGTTTGCGACGCGGTTGCCGGCAACCGGGAAGAAGTGGGAGCGCAGTACGGCATCCCCACGTCCCTGCGGTTCGAAGATTACCGGCAGCTGATCGCATGCCCGGAGGTCGATGCGGTCGTCATCGCGCTGCCGAACCACTTGCATTACGAAGCGGCGAAAACCGCCATCCTTCATCGGAAACCGTTCTTACTGGAAAAACCGGTCGCTTTGAACGCGGGACAAGCGAAAGAGCTGCTGGAGCTTCAGCGGGCGCGCCAAGTCCCGAATATGGTCGCTTTTTCGTACCGGTATAAATCGGCGGTGCGCTACGCGAAGCATTTGATCGCCGAAGGCCGGCTCGGGAACATCCGCCATGTGTACGGCCGATATCTTCAAAGCTGGGGCCTCAAGGATTACCCGCTCGTTTGGCGTCTATCTAAGGCGCAATCGGGGAGCGGCGCGTTAGGCGACTTAGGCTCCCACCTGCTGGACTTGACCCGGTATTTGGTCGGAGACATCACGGAAGTCGCCGCGGCCGCCGGCACGATCCGCAAGCGGCGCAAGCGGCTCGACGGCGACGAATGGGGCGAAGTCGACGTGGACGACTACTGTCACCTCCTCGCGGCGATCGACGGGGAGATTTCCGGCTCGTTCGAAATCAGCCGCTTCGCCCACGGGCGCGGGAATTACCAACGCTTCGAAATTTACGGCGAGGAAGGCGCGCTCATCTACGAATTGGAAGCGGAGGATACGCTGTCCGTTTGCTTAGGCCCCGTTTACGGAGAGGCGAGGACGTTCCAGCGCATTCCGATCCCCGACGCGTTCAAGGCGCACCAGATGCGGAGCTTCCGCGATATTGCGCTCGGCGCGTCCGACCCAGATTCGGCCACGCTGGAGGACGGGTACATCAATCAATTGTGGCTCGACAACATCCAGCGATCGTTCGAAGAACGAACATGGGTGAGAGGATGA
- a CDS encoding fatty acid desaturase produces MSQNKAAQLKKEVAPYERTDVRKSVIQLVNTIVPLLVFWYLAYASLAVSYWLTLAFAFVAAGFVIRTFIIFHDCCHGSFFKNRLANDIVGTLTGILTVVPYRQWKHSHSVHHATSGNLDKRGVGDIWVMTVKEYMEASPWRRLQYRLYRNPLVMFGIGPTFTFLIEYRFNRRGARWPERLNTYLTNASIAALYAVLCWAIGWEAFLLVQGPIFLVSGLIGVWLFYVQHQFEDSYFEPEHEWSYVKAAVEGSSYYKLPKPLQWITGNIGFHHVHHLAPKVPNYLLEEAHRSTPPLQQATTIDLRGSLQSLKFRLWDEDQKKFISFGDLRRERRAQRNRPSFQGE; encoded by the coding sequence ATGTCGCAAAACAAAGCGGCGCAGCTCAAGAAAGAAGTGGCACCTTACGAAAGAACCGATGTCCGGAAAAGCGTCATCCAACTCGTGAACACGATTGTGCCGTTGCTCGTCTTCTGGTACCTCGCGTATGCGAGTCTGGCCGTATCGTATTGGCTAACGCTCGCGTTCGCCTTCGTCGCGGCGGGATTCGTGATCAGGACGTTCATCATTTTTCACGATTGCTGCCACGGTTCGTTCTTTAAGAATCGTCTTGCGAACGATATCGTCGGTACGCTGACGGGCATCTTGACCGTCGTGCCCTACCGGCAATGGAAGCACTCGCATTCCGTTCACCACGCGACGAGCGGCAATTTGGATAAGCGCGGCGTCGGCGACATTTGGGTCATGACGGTGAAAGAATATATGGAGGCGTCGCCTTGGCGCCGGCTCCAATATCGGCTTTACCGCAACCCGCTCGTCATGTTCGGCATCGGCCCGACATTCACGTTCTTGATCGAGTATCGGTTCAACCGCCGCGGCGCGCGTTGGCCGGAGCGGCTCAATACGTACCTCACGAACGCGAGCATCGCCGCGCTGTATGCCGTTCTATGCTGGGCGATCGGATGGGAGGCGTTCCTGCTCGTGCAGGGGCCGATCTTCCTCGTGTCGGGTCTGATCGGCGTGTGGCTCTTCTACGTGCAGCATCAATTCGAAGACTCGTACTTCGAGCCGGAGCACGAATGGAGCTACGTGAAGGCGGCGGTCGAAGGAAGCTCTTACTATAAGCTGCCGAAGCCGTTACAATGGATTACAGGGAACATCGGGTTTCACCATGTGCATCATTTGGCGCCGAAGGTGCCGAACTATTTGCTCGAGGAAGCGCATCGCTCGACTCCGCCGCTGCAGCAAGCGACGACGATCGATTTGCGCGGCAGTCTCCAGTCGCTGAAATTCCGGCTGTGGGACGAAGATCAGAAAAAGTTCATCAGCTTCGGAGATCTTCGCCGCGAGCGTCGCGCACAGCGGAACCGCCCGAGCTTCCAAGGAGAGTAA
- a CDS encoding iron-containing alcohol dehydrogenase: MNRAFRYELPTAIVFGNGAAGGLADHVRQLRGSKVLLVSDPGVLKAGLAERLTAVLESASIPYIVYSDIEPEPDIEGVMRGRDAARENGCDCVVGVGGGSALDTAKAIGLMLNNEGHIRDYVGIGKVPRKGAPVIAMPTTAGTGSELTIWSVLSDKRHRVKLSVGSPYNCPDMALCDPELTLTLPGPVTAATGMDALTHALESYVNKATQPISEGMSLQAMKLVARSLRTAVLQGDRLQARYDMLMASLLAAMAFHATRLGLAHALAIPLGARFGIPHGVVNAILLPEVMQFNLPGSLEKFAEIARLFGMPTEGRSPREAAAQAVIAVRQLKEDIGIRQTLSDFGVTEADLDGIAAEALLSGNIPVNPVQPSADDLKAICRSAMRREREA, encoded by the coding sequence ATGAACCGCGCGTTCCGCTATGAGCTGCCGACGGCCATCGTGTTCGGCAACGGCGCCGCGGGCGGCCTGGCGGATCATGTCAGGCAGCTGCGAGGCTCCAAAGTGCTGCTCGTGTCGGATCCGGGCGTGCTGAAGGCCGGCCTCGCCGAGCGGCTGACCGCCGTATTGGAGAGCGCATCGATCCCTTACATCGTGTATTCGGACATCGAACCGGAGCCGGACATCGAAGGCGTCATGCGCGGCCGCGACGCCGCGCGGGAGAACGGCTGCGACTGCGTTGTCGGCGTCGGCGGCGGCAGCGCGCTAGATACGGCGAAGGCGATCGGGCTGATGCTGAACAACGAGGGACATATTCGCGATTACGTCGGCATCGGGAAGGTGCCGCGGAAGGGCGCTCCGGTCATCGCGATGCCGACGACCGCGGGCACCGGCAGCGAGCTGACGATCTGGTCGGTGCTGTCGGATAAGCGCCATCGCGTCAAATTGAGCGTCGGCAGCCCCTACAATTGTCCGGACATGGCGTTATGCGATCCGGAGTTGACGCTGACGCTGCCCGGCCCGGTGACCGCCGCCACGGGGATGGACGCGTTGACGCATGCCTTGGAGTCCTATGTCAATAAAGCGACGCAGCCCATTTCGGAAGGGATGTCGCTGCAGGCGATGAAGCTTGTCGCGAGAAGCTTGCGGACGGCGGTGCTGCAGGGGGATCGGCTGCAGGCGAGATACGACATGCTGATGGCGAGCCTGCTGGCCGCGATGGCGTTCCATGCGACGCGCCTAGGCCTCGCGCATGCGCTGGCGATCCCCCTCGGGGCGAGGTTCGGTATTCCGCACGGCGTCGTCAACGCGATTTTGCTGCCGGAGGTCATGCAGTTCAATCTTCCGGGCAGCCTCGAGAAGTTCGCGGAAATCGCCCGATTGTTCGGCATGCCGACGGAGGGGCGGTCGCCGCGGGAGGCGGCGGCGCAAGCCGTGATCGCCGTCCGGCAGCTGAAAGAAGATATCGGCATCCGCCAGACGCTGTCGGACTTCGGCGTGACGGAGGCGGATTTGGACGGGATCGCGGCGGAAGCGCTGCTGTCGGGCAACATCCCGGTCAATCCGGTGCAGCCGTCGGCCGACGACTTGAAGGCGATTTGCCGGAGCGCCATGCGAAGGGAGAGGGAGGCATGA
- the htpG gene encoding molecular chaperone HtpG, producing MAKKQFKAESKRLLEMMINSIYTQKEIFLRELISNASDAIDKIYYKALTDDNLTFNRDDYYIKITPDKSNRTLTIADTGIGMTKEELETHLGVIAKSGSLAFKQENEIKDGHNIIGQFGVGFYSAFMVADVVTVISRALGSDEAYKWESRGADGYTIEPAEKATVGTDIILKIKGNTEDENYDEYLETYRLQAIVKKYSDFIRYPIKMDVKRSKKKEGTENEYEDVIEEQTVNSMVPIWRKNKNELTNEDYENFYFEKRYGFDKPIKHLHISADGAVVYNAILFIPGQTPFDYYTKEYEKGLELYSNGVLIMNKCPDLLPDYFSFVKGMVDSEDLSLNISREMLQHDRQLKLIAKNIKNKIKSALLSLLKDEREKYEEFYKSFGRQLKFGVYSDFGANKEDLQDLILFYSSKEKKLATLDEYVSRMPEGQKYIYYATGDSIDRIDKLPQTELVAEKGYEILYFVEDIDEFAIKMLSKYKDKEFKSVSSGDLGLEDAKTDEADDAETGETKELFEYMQSLLTDKVKKVKASKRLRTHPVCLSTEGEITIEMEKVLNAMPGGGQNVKAEKVLEINTNHPVFQSLKAAHASDKEKLNLYTNLLYNQALLIEGLPVEDPVAFTNDICKVMM from the coding sequence ATGGCCAAGAAGCAGTTCAAGGCGGAGTCGAAGCGGCTGCTGGAGATGATGATCAACTCCATCTATACGCAGAAAGAAATTTTCCTGCGGGAGCTTATCTCGAACGCCAGCGACGCCATCGACAAAATTTATTACAAAGCGCTGACCGACGACAACCTGACGTTCAACCGAGACGACTACTACATCAAAATCACGCCGGACAAGTCGAACCGAACGCTGACGATTGCCGACACCGGCATCGGGATGACGAAGGAGGAGCTTGAAACGCACCTCGGCGTCATCGCGAAGAGCGGCTCGCTCGCCTTCAAGCAAGAAAACGAAATCAAAGACGGCCACAACATTATCGGCCAATTCGGCGTAGGCTTCTACTCGGCGTTCATGGTCGCGGATGTCGTGACGGTAATCAGCCGTGCGCTCGGCAGCGACGAGGCGTACAAGTGGGAGTCGCGCGGCGCGGACGGCTACACGATCGAACCGGCGGAGAAGGCGACGGTCGGCACCGACATCATTTTGAAAATCAAAGGAAACACGGAAGACGAAAACTACGACGAATACCTCGAGACGTACCGTTTGCAGGCGATCGTCAAAAAATATTCCGACTTCATCCGCTACCCGATCAAGATGGACGTCAAGCGGAGCAAGAAGAAGGAAGGCACGGAGAACGAGTACGAGGACGTCATCGAAGAGCAGACCGTCAACAGCATGGTGCCGATTTGGCGCAAAAACAAAAACGAGCTGACGAACGAAGATTACGAGAACTTCTATTTCGAGAAGCGGTACGGGTTCGATAAGCCGATCAAGCATCTGCATATCAGCGCGGACGGGGCCGTGGTGTACAACGCCATTTTGTTCATCCCGGGGCAAACGCCGTTCGATTATTACACGAAGGAATACGAGAAGGGGCTGGAGCTGTACTCCAACGGCGTCCTGATCATGAACAAGTGCCCCGACCTGCTCCCGGATTACTTCAGCTTCGTGAAGGGCATGGTCGATTCGGAGGATTTGTCGCTGAACATTTCCCGCGAAATGCTGCAGCACGACCGTCAGCTGAAGCTGATCGCGAAAAATATCAAAAACAAAATCAAAAGCGCGCTGCTGAGCCTCCTGAAGGACGAACGCGAGAAGTACGAAGAGTTCTACAAATCGTTCGGCCGCCAGCTGAAGTTCGGGGTGTACAGCGATTTCGGCGCCAACAAAGAAGATCTTCAGGATTTGATCCTGTTCTACTCCTCCAAGGAGAAGAAGCTTGCAACGCTCGACGAGTACGTCTCCCGCATGCCGGAAGGGCAGAAGTATATCTACTACGCGACCGGCGATTCGATCGACCGGATCGACAAGCTGCCGCAAACCGAGCTCGTCGCCGAGAAGGGCTACGAAATTTTGTACTTCGTCGAAGATATCGACGAATTCGCGATCAAGATGCTGTCGAAGTACAAAGATAAGGAGTTCAAATCGGTATCGAGCGGCGATCTCGGCCTGGAAGATGCAAAGACGGACGAAGCGGACGACGCGGAAACCGGCGAAACGAAGGAGCTGTTCGAGTACATGCAGAGCCTCCTGACCGACAAGGTCAAGAAGGTGAAGGCGTCCAAGCGGCTCCGCACGCATCCGGTCTGCCTCTCGACGGAAGGCGAAATCACGATCGAGATGGAGAAGGTGCTGAACGCGATGCCGGGCGGCGGGCAAAACGTGAAGGCGGAGAAAGTGCTCGAAATCAACACGAACCATCCCGTGTTTCAGTCGCTGAAAGCCGCGCACGCTAGCGACAAAGAAAAGCTGAACTTGTACACGAACTTGCTGTACAACCAAGCGCTGCTAATCGAAGGCCTGCCGGTGGAAGATCCGGTGGCGTTCACGAACGACATTTGCAAAGTGATGATGTAA
- a CDS encoding class II aldolase/adducin family protein: MTKADAVRKELQHTGKYMMQYGLAWGNAGNISARTEGDRYMITASGTFLGELADDDLIECDLAGGVYGAAGKKPSKETPMHRAVYDNRPEIGAVLHASPFYSTLVACSDIELPSNWFVETMYYLERVERVPYYHPGTEALGEGVREKAKKANILLLENHGVLVYDTTIREARMALQTLEMACRMLVESKASGIGIRPIARDVERGFLEGAGYKPRREWPE, translated from the coding sequence ATGACGAAAGCGGATGCGGTGCGCAAGGAACTGCAGCATACCGGGAAATATATGATGCAGTACGGCCTTGCCTGGGGCAACGCAGGCAACATCAGCGCGCGGACGGAAGGGGACCGCTACATGATTACGGCGAGCGGCACCTTCCTCGGCGAGCTGGCCGACGACGATTTGATCGAGTGCGATTTGGCGGGCGGCGTATACGGGGCTGCAGGGAAGAAGCCGTCGAAGGAGACGCCGATGCACAGAGCCGTGTACGACAATCGTCCGGAAATCGGCGCCGTCCTGCACGCCTCGCCGTTCTACAGCACGCTGGTCGCCTGCTCGGATATCGAGCTGCCGTCGAACTGGTTCGTCGAGACGATGTACTACCTCGAACGCGTCGAACGGGTGCCTTATTACCACCCAGGCACGGAGGCGCTCGGCGAAGGCGTGCGGGAGAAGGCGAAGAAAGCGAACATTCTGCTGCTCGAAAATCACGGCGTGCTCGTGTACGACACGACGATTCGCGAGGCGCGCATGGCGCTCCAGACGCTGGAGATGGCTTGCCGCATGCTGGTCGAGTCGAAGGCGTCGGGCATCGGCATTCGTCCGATCGCCCGCGACGTCGAGCGAGGCTTCCTCGAAGGCGCCGGATACAAGCCTCGCCGGGAATGGCCGGAATAA